One part of the Quercus lobata isolate SW786 chromosome 7, ValleyOak3.0 Primary Assembly, whole genome shotgun sequence genome encodes these proteins:
- the LOC115952183 gene encoding uncharacterized acetyltransferase At3g50280-like has product MTQIRFISTSTVQSAASPNELTRRIELTPWDLQLLLLDHIQKGILFFKPTPSQEKELKGSSVIDHLKTSLSRTLDIFYPLAGRLVMVENDDDKTSSFFVDCNNLGALFVHAMVDDLTVADILDPIYVPDVVNSFFLLNSVLNYEGISKPLLAVQVTELADGIFIGCTANHSVVDGSSFWHFFNTWSEISRGNNSPTSQPPPIFQRCFFDGIIDFPIHIPFHPNEISSEKSIPPPLKQKVFHFSKKKIAQLKAKANAEMGTNNISSLQAVLGHLWRSVVRNRRCSANQEVHYHVLVGMRQRIQPPLPEEYLGNAVSFGKVTATVDNLLERGLGWVAWQINKEIASQTAEEVKKFIEDWVKAPNIPTIGGIASNALETGSSPRFNVYGNDFGWGRPIAVRSGVGNKFDGKLTVFPGVEEGSMDFEACLSPEILEAMADDAEFMEALAS; this is encoded by the coding sequence ATGACACAAATTCGCTTCATTTCCACAAGTACCGTTCAGTCAGCAGCGAGTCCCAACGAGTTAACTCGAAGGATTGAGTTAACTCCATGGGATCTCCAGCTGCTCTTACTTGATCATATCCAAAAGGGTATCCTTTTCTTCAAACCTACACCTTCACAAGAAAAAGAACTAAAGGGTAGTAGTGTGATTGATCACCTAAAAACCTCTCTGTCCCGCACATTAGATATATTCTACCCTCTTGCTGGTCGCCTTGTCATGGTAGAGAACGACGATGACAAAACCAGCTCTTTCTTTGTTGACTGCAATAATCTTGGAGCCCTGTTTGTTCATGCAATGGTAGATGATCTCACTGTGGCAGATATCCTTGATCCCATATATGTTCCAGACGTTGTCAACTCCTTCTTTCTATTGAATAGCGTATTGAACTACGAAGGCATTTCCAAGCCATTGTTGGCTGTGCAAGTAACTGAGCTTGCTGATGGTATCTTCATTGGTTGCACTGCAAACCACAGTGTAGTGGATGGCAGCTCATTCTGGCATTTCTTTAACACTTGGTCTGAAATATCTAGAGGTAATAATAGTCCCACATCACAGCCTCCTCCAATTTTCCAACGCTGTTTCTTTGATGGTATTATCGATTTCCCCATTCATATACCTTTCCATCCCAATGAAATATCTAGTGAGAAGTCCATTCCCCCACCTCTcaaacaaaaagtttttcatttttcaaagaagaaaattgcACAACTCAAAGCAAAAGCTAATGCTGAAATGGGCACCAACAATATCTCGTCCCTTCAAGCAGTCCTTGGTCATCTTTGGCGATCTGTGGTTCGCAATAGGCGTTGTAGTGCTAATCAAGAGGTTCATTACCACGTACTTGTGGGAATGAGGCAAAGAATACAACCACCATTACCAGAAGAATACTTAGGAAATGCGGTTTCATTTGGGAAAGTAACAGCTACCGTAGACAATCTTCTTGAACGCGGGCTAGGATGGGTGGCTTGGCAGATAAACAAGGAGATTGCTTCTCAAACAGCTGAAGAGGTGAAGAAGTTTATAGAGGATTGGGTAAAAGCCCCAAACATACCGACAATCGGTGGAATAGCAAGTAATGCATTGGAGACAGGAAGCTCGCCGCGGTTCAATGTGTATGGTAATGACTTTGGCTGGGGAAGACCTATTGCTGTGCGAAGTGGCGTTGGCAATAAGTTTGACGGAAAGTTAACCGTGTTTCCTGGGGTTGAAGAAGGAAGCATGGATTTTGAAGCTTGTCTTTCGCCTGAGATATTGGAGGCTATGGCAGACGATGCGGAGTTCATGGAGGCTTTAGCctcataa